The genome window GGGTCGAGGTCTCGGACGCCGGCGAGGCGGCGTTCCGAAACCAAGACACAAACACCAGGCCATGAGCCAAGCTTGTTCCAGAGGATCGGAAGTGCCAATCTCTGCCGCGAATAGCTGGAACCAGCAGAAGAGAGCCGTCACGGCAATCCTGGCTGGTTCCCGCCAGCGGCCTGAACGGCTGTCCGATACAAGAGGACCAATTAGTGGCATCACTGGAAGTCGAAGACACTGAGCCCGGCCGCCATTTCGTCGAGCCCGAGAGGCCGCGTCACCGGCGGCTCGGCCCTTGCAAGACAACCCTGACGCTCGCAGAGACGGCAGGCAGTGCCGATTGCGATCGGAGCCGCGGCAAGAGCCTTGCCATAGACAATTTCCTCCCGAAATCCGAGATCGCAGCCAACGAGAAGCGCGGTGCGGCGGACCCTTTCGCCGAAATTGGCCTGCGGACCCTCGATCGTGCGCGATATCGTCAGAAAGCCGGTACCGTCTGGCATTTCGACCGCTTCGACCAGAATCTGCCCAGGCTGCGCAAAGGCAGCATGGACATTGAGCTTGGGACAGCCGCCGCCGAAGCGCGCCTGCGGAAAGCCTTGAGCCCCCACCTTGCGCAGGCGATGCCCTGCCCCGTCGATCTCCATCAGAAAAAAGGGAATGCCGGCCACACCCGGCCGCTGCAAGGTCGTCAGGCGGCTGGCCACCTGCTCATAGGATGTGCCGAAACGGGCGCGCAGCGCGTCAATATCGTAATGCAAACGCTGCGCCGCGTTGTGGAAGGCACCGTAGGGCATCATCAGCGCATGCGCGGCGTAGCGCCCCAATTCGAAGCGGGCAATGCGGTTTGCTTCCGGCGTCGATAGCGATAGCGCCTCGAGTTCGGCATGGATTTCCTCGCGCAACGCCGGCAGCGAGACTTCGGTCGCAACCTCCTGCAACTGATCGAAAGGGGACAGACGCTCCGACAGAAAGAGCCGCATCGAGTGGCGGTCATAGCGCCGGCGCAGGTTCGGCATGGCGTGGACGGGCAGCGTGCGCACGGCAATGCCATGCTCGCTGCGAAGCCATGTCTTCAGCGCCGCCGCCAGGTCGTCTCCCGGCGCCAGCTTCGCATGAAAGGCCTCAGCGGCATCCTCGATGCCGGCGAAGAAATTCGCGCGATGCTCCAGCCTGTCATGCACTTCATCGAGCGGCAGGCGCGGGCCGGCAAGCGCCGGAACACGGCCCTCACGCGCGAGAAGCTCGGCCAGGTCGGATAGCCGCGCCGCCTGCTCACGATAGGCGCGGTAAAGCCTGATCATGCCATTCGCAGCATTCGGCGCCGCTTCGGCAACTTCGATCAGTTCCTGTTCTCCCGGGATTTCTCCCGCCAATAGCGGATCTGCAAAGACCTCACGCAACTGTCCGGCGCCGCCCCCGGCCTCGCCCCGGAGCGCGTCGAGATCGACCCGGTAAACCGAAGAGAGCTTCAAGAGAAGCTGTACGGTCAGCGGCCGCTGATTGCGCTCGATGAGATTGAGATAAGAAGGGGAAATCTCCAGCGCCTGCGCCATGGCCGTCTGCGTCAAACCGAGGCCATTGCGAATGCGCCGCATCCGGGGGCCGGCAAAGATCTTGCGCTCAGCCATCTGTCATTCCTTTTACAAATTGTCCGGCCGCAAAGATTTACAGATTTGACAAATTTACTGCACCACTCTGTCAAGCGCAAGACATCCTAACTCTTTTCAATTCGGGATTCGGCCGTTTTCATTGGCTTCACGCCGCACTGCAATGTAAATTTAGTCACATCACGAAACGCAAAGGGTTGGGAGAAGGAAAACTGCTATGACTGATTTTTACAAACTCATTTCGGCGGCGCCTGCTGGCCGCTTCGACGGCATAGAGCGGCCCTATACGGCTGACGATGTCAGGCGGCTGCGTGGATCGATCTCTATTCGCCATAGCCTAGCCGAGATGGGAGCGAACCGTCTTTGGCAGCTCATCCACGAAGAGGATTTCGTCAATGCGCTCGGCGCGCTGTCAGGAAACCAGGCGATGCAGATGGTTCGCGCCGGTCTGAAGGCAATTTATCTTTCCGGCTGGCAGGTTGCGGCCGATGCCAATACGGCGTCCGCCATGTATCCCGACCAATCGCTCTATCCGGCCAATGCCGGGCCGGAGCTCGCAAAGCGGATCAACCGCACGCTGCAACGCGCCGATCAGATCGAGATTGCCGAAGGCAAGGGCCTTTCGGTCGAAACCTGGTTCGCGCCGATCGTCGCCGATGCGGAGGCTGGTTTCGGCGGGCCGCTCAACGCTTTCGAGATCATGAAGGCCTATATCGAGGCTGGCGCTGCCGGCGTGCATTTCGAAGACCAACTCGCTTCGGAAAAGAAGTGCGGTCATCTCGGCGGCAAGGTTTTGATCCCGACTGCGGCCCATATCCGCAATCTCGATGCCGCTCGTCTAGCGGCCGATGTCATGGGTGTTTCGACACTGGTCATCGCCCGCACCGATGCCGAAGCAGCCAAGCTTCTGACATCCGATATCGATGAACGCGATCGTCCTTTCGTCGATTACGAAGCCGGCCGCACTGTGGAGGGTTTCTATCGGGTCAGGAATGGCATCGAGC of Rhizobium sp. NXC24 contains these proteins:
- a CDS encoding XRE family transcriptional regulator, translated to MAERKIFAGPRMRRIRNGLGLTQTAMAQALEISPSYLNLIERNQRPLTVQLLLKLSSVYRVDLDALRGEAGGGAGQLREVFADPLLAGEIPGEQELIEVAEAAPNAANGMIRLYRAYREQAARLSDLAELLAREGRVPALAGPRLPLDEVHDRLEHRANFFAGIEDAAEAFHAKLAPGDDLAAALKTWLRSEHGIAVRTLPVHAMPNLRRRYDRHSMRLFLSERLSPFDQLQEVATEVSLPALREEIHAELEALSLSTPEANRIARFELGRYAAHALMMPYGAFHNAAQRLHYDIDALRARFGTSYEQVASRLTTLQRPGVAGIPFFLMEIDGAGHRLRKVGAQGFPQARFGGGCPKLNVHAAFAQPGQILVEAVEMPDGTGFLTISRTIEGPQANFGERVRRTALLVGCDLGFREEIVYGKALAAAPIAIGTACRLCERQGCLARAEPPVTRPLGLDEMAAGLSVFDFQ
- the aceA gene encoding isocitrate lyase: MTDFYKLISAAPAGRFDGIERPYTADDVRRLRGSISIRHSLAEMGANRLWQLIHEEDFVNALGALSGNQAMQMVRAGLKAIYLSGWQVAADANTASAMYPDQSLYPANAGPELAKRINRTLQRADQIEIAEGKGLSVETWFAPIVADAEAGFGGPLNAFEIMKAYIEAGAAGVHFEDQLASEKKCGHLGGKVLIPTAAHIRNLDAARLAADVMGVSTLVIARTDAEAAKLLTSDIDERDRPFVDYEAGRTVEGFYRVRNGIEPCIARAVAYAPHCDLIWCETSKPDLEQARKFAEGVHRVHPGKLLAYNCSPSFNWSKNLDDATIAKFQRELGAMGYKFQFITLAGFHQLNYGMFELARGYKARQMAAYSELQEAEFAAEANGYTATKHQREVGTGYFDAVSLAITGGQSSTTAMHESTEHAQFKPAAE